The stretch of DNA GTGGCGCGCGGAGCGGTGGCCTGAGCCTTCCTCGTCTCCCCCAGGTGATCATGAAGGCTTTCTCCCGGGAGGCCCTGCAGCACTACGTCCCCGGCATCCAGGAGGAGGTGAACGCCTGCCTGGCGCGCTGGCTGCGCAGCGGCGGCTCCTGCCTCCTGGTTTACCCCGAAGTGAAGCGCCTCATGTTCCGCATCGCCATGAGGATCCTGCTGGGCTTCGAGCCGCGTCACACGGACCAGGACAGCgagcagcagctggtggaggCCTTTGAGGAGATGATCCGCAACCTCTTTTCCCTGCCCATCGATGTGCCCTTCAGCGGGCTTTACCGGGTAACGCTCCCGCCCGCGATTGGGGCTAGcgctggggtgggagggttccAGGTACCTATGGAGGGCGATGCCGCAGGGGCAGCCCTGGCTCGGGGGGCTGGCACTAGGTGCCCGGCGATGGCAGCTGGAAttggggggcagggtttgggagCGTGCTCCCAGGGGGTTGGCACGGCGTGGGTGAGGGGCGTGTGGGGACGGCCTGGCAGCGGGATGACCCGCAGCCCTTTGGCTCCCTTCTCCGCCCCCAGGGCCTGCGGGCGCGGAACTTCATCCACGCCAAGATCGAGGAAAACATCCGGGCGAAGATGGCCCGTAAGCAGCCCGCGGGCGGCTGTAAGGACGCGCTGCAGCTGCTGATGGAGCACACGCAGGACAACGGGGAGCCGCTGAACATGCAGGTGAGATGCCCGCGGGAGCTGGCGGCCCTGCCACGGGGATGGCTGCATTGCCCCAACCAAAGGCCTGATTTTTGCCTCCTTTAAACTTAGTGGCATCGCTCCTGTTGATGTAATGGGAGTAGGATCGGGCCCGAAGTGTACCCTCCCCCCGCAGTGCGGTGTCCAGAAGAAGGAAGATCAGGGTGGCAAGTCCTCGGCTTAGTCAGGGGAACAGCTTCAGGGCCAGGATTTCGGACGATGGCGACCCATGAGTGGTCTCCCTCCGCTAGAGTTGAGGAAGATGCTCCAGTCCCTCCCGTCCCTGTAGCAGCCCGGGTTCTGGAGCTACCGGAATTCTGTCCCAGCCGCCCCGGATCCTGGGCTCCCAGGGCACATCCTGCTCGCAGAGCGATCGAAACCCCTCTCGGTGCTTTCCCCCCTTGTGCTCGGGCTGTCTGAACGGCGCAACATGACGTGTGCAAAGCCAGGGCAATCCTTTCCGTAAGCCATCGGTTCTCCAAAATCCCTTCCCGGACAAGGAGTCTCTGCTCATCTTCTCCCGCCCCCCGTGTCTTTCTGTGGCTTTATATTAAAACGCAGCCTGCAGATGTGTAGCCTAGGAATATCGCTAATCACTGGTGGCATTTAAATGCGGAATTTCCTCTCTGCTTTACGGGAGGTGCAGTTTTAGAAGGGCATTTGTGTAGGGGCGGAGAAGGCCATGAGTTTGGCGGTGCAGTGTGGTGTCAAGTACCTAAAACaatagggtgtgtgtgggggggtgtaaacCCAAACATCCTGCTCTTTGTCTCAGGAGCTAAAAGAATCGGCAACAGAACTTCTGTTTGGAGGGCATGAAACCACGGCCAGTGCTGCCACATCTCTAATCACCTTCTTAGGTCTTCACCGGGCTGTTCTGCAAAAAGTGAGAAAGGAGCTACAAATGAAGGTGGGTGTCTTCTCTGTGGAAATTAAAATTCCTCTGTATTCAGTTTACTGTTTGTTCCTTCTTCGTGAGGAGGGAGTGTATTAACTTTAACAGACTAGAGAATAAATCTCTTAATTAAGGAAAGTTAATGCCCCTTATTAAAACAACTTAACCAGGAAGAGCTGAATTCTCCATTTGAAAAATGAGATTTGCAATGATTCAAGCTTGTTTGGGGAGCCCTTTCTCTTGTGATAACTGGGAGTTTGACTAGTTTGTACCCCATTACTGATGGCAATGCAATGTCCAGCTAACACAAACTGCAGTCTGACTTTTATGTGCATAGTCTTATGTTAACCATGTTCTTTTCCTAGGGTTTATTGTGCAGCATGAACCAAGATGACAAACAACTGGATATAGAAGTCTTGGAACAGCTGAAGTACACAGGCTGTGTCATCAAAGAGACCCTTAGGCTGAGTCCACCAGTACCTGGAGGATTTCGAGTTGCGCTCAAGACTTTTGAGTTAAATGTAAGCTGGGCTACTTGGGCTTTGCTTCTATTAAATCCCTTCACAGGCTGTAGTAAAAAATTTTTTTCCTCCATAGTAATTATTTGAAAGCAAGTAAAACTGACAATTTATACAGGGATTTTTATTTCTCTGAAAAATCTTGGCATTCATCTGCCTCTAAGCTGAAGTCTTCACATATTGGAAttgcctaacttttttttttttttttttttttaaacagggttaCCAGATTCCTAAAGGTTGGAACGTTATCTACAGTATCTGTGATACACATGATGTTGCAGACTTCTTCACCAacaaggatgaatttgaccctGATCGCTTCATGTCTCCCTCTCCAGAAGATTCCTCCAGGTTCAGTTTCATCCCTTTCGGAGGAGGCTTGAGAAGCTGTGTGGGCAAAGAGTTTGCAAAAATCCTTCTCAAAATATTTACTGTGGAGTTGGCTCGGAATTGTGACTGGCAGCTGTTAAATGGACCTCCTACAATGAAAACTGGTCCCATAGTGTATCCAGTGGACAACTTGCCTACCAAATTCATAGGTTTCAATGGCCAAATCTGAGGTCAAAGGTTACTTCTGGATGAACTTCTATAGCATTTAAAGTACACATAGCTTTTTATAGAAACCTAAAtccaatattaaatatttaacttGTAAATGTATAATAGTTAtttatgtctttttaaaaaatattttaaaaaaaatctactaaaTGTCCTAAGTTTGGTTGATGTGTTGTTCAAGCACTACAATTATGGGTCAGTGTGGTCCATAATTAGGTAACTTATTTCTATAGAAACACAATGTTTCCCTCTTATTTAAGAACCTTGTTGAAAGCTTGTCCATTTTAGCATTTTGAAGGAGTTTAAGGACAGTGTATGTATTCAGAGACCCTTAAACTTTTAACAAGCATGAAACCATGGGACTTAACTGCACATCCTGTGACCAAAATACACACATGGCTTATATTTAAGCC from Emys orbicularis isolate rEmyOrb1 chromosome 7, rEmyOrb1.hap1, whole genome shotgun sequence encodes:
- the LOC135881451 gene encoding cytochrome P450 26A1: MGFSTLLASTLCTVLLPLLLFLAAVKLWNLYCVSGREPGGSLPLPPGTMGLPFFGETLQLVLQRRKFLQMKRRKYGFIYKTHLFGRPTVRVMGAENVRHILLGEHRLVSVQWPASVRTILGSGCLSNLHDGQHKHRKKVIMKAFSREALQHYVPGIQEEVNACLARWLRSGGSCLLVYPEVKRLMFRIAMRILLGFEPRHTDQDSEQQLVEAFEEMIRNLFSLPIDVPFSGLYRGLRARNFIHAKIEENIRAKMARKQPAGGCKDALQLLMEHTQDNGEPLNMQELKESATELLFGGHETTASAATSLITFLGLHRAVLQKVRKELQMKGLLCSMNQDDKQLDIEVLEQLKYTGCVIKETLRLSPPVPGGFRVALKTFELNGYQIPKGWNVIYSICDTHDVADFFTNKDEFDPDRFMSPSPEDSSRFSFIPFGGGLRSCVGKEFAKILLKIFTVELARNCDWQLLNGPPTMKTGPIVYPVDNLPTKFIGFNGQI